The following proteins are co-located in the Primulina tabacum isolate GXHZ01 chromosome 11, ASM2559414v2, whole genome shotgun sequence genome:
- the LOC142518563 gene encoding uncharacterized protein LOC142518563, with protein sequence MAATAMATTAGLVVLVLYVLNRRFSSSEEKSECGGDHLKSKSRSAKKRLPRRPAQAPATWLETMSTLLETLRFTYAETFGKWPIGDLAFGIKYFIQRQGNLQVASVYAGEDSVQLKGAETIDQLYYYLRLLTLCMLFSKKPFPVFLESAGFSEAHVLLQKPKAALLKPAFTILRDENSKCFLLMIRGTHSIKDTLTAALGAVVPFHHSVLHDGGISNLVLGYAHCGMVAAARWIAKLSTPTLLKALEQNPDYDVKIVGHSLGGGTAALLTYILREQKEFTASTCVTFAPAACMTWELAESGKHFITTIINGSDLVPTFSVASVDDLRSEVTSSSWSSDLHDQVEQNRVLKVIYRSAIAFGSCLPSMSNAKARVAGAGAFLRPVSSSTQVVMKHAQDVAQAVVRTRSSVSSWTCIGPRRRAVVSSSNSKTDDLLEFPLIIAERTSETLIISTDSSVNRAEYHSPSSGESGPDETDEDEDLIRVDKVIATSSIEEITEGEFWHKLEKKLHMKDSVANSQMPEEEEEDVIKEIIEEEKVLSDALDSQTPLSLSDVSDNHHFYPPGRIMHIVSIPSSELNNPGLVDAEEERVGIYETSRELYSKLRLSRTMIKDHFMPMYKNMMELLIVQLENELDSCILKT encoded by the exons ATGGCGGCGACGGCAATGGCGACGACGGCGGGGTTGGTGGTGCTAGTGTTGTACGTTTTGAACAGACGGTTTTCATCCTCGGAGGAAAAATCAGAGTGTGGCGGTGATCATCTGAAGTCGAAAAGCAGATCGGCGAAGAAACGGTTGCCACGGCGGCCAGCTCAGGCACCCGCCACTTGGCTGGAGACAATGTCTACGCTGTTGGAGACGTTGAGGTTTACGTACGCGGAGACTTTTGGAAAATGGCCGATCGGTGATCTGGCTTTTGGAATTAAGTATTTTATTCAAAGGCAG GGTAATTTACAAGTTGCAAGTGTATATGCTGGAGAAGATTCTGTGCAACTGAAAGGCGCTGAAACCATTGATCAATTGTATTACTATTTAAGACTGTTAACCCTGTGTATGCTTTTCTCCAAAAAGCCTTTTCCTGTGTTTTTGGAGTCTGCGGGATTCTCTGAAGCGCATGTCCTCCTGCAGAAGCCCAAAGCTGCG CTTTTGAAGCCTGCCTTCACAATTTTACGTGATGAAAACTCCAAGTGCTTCCTTCTCATGATTCGGGGTACTCACAGTATTAAAGACACGTTGACTGCTGCACTCGGTGCTGTGGTCCCTTTTCACCACTCAGTTTTACATGATGGTGGAATAAGCAATCTGGTTCTTGGATATGCACATTGTGGTATGGTTGCTGCTGCTCGGTGGATAGCAAAACTTAGCACTCCAACCTTGCTCAAGGCTCTTGAACAAAATCCTGACTATGATGTTAAG ATTGTTGGTCATTCACTTGGTGGTGGTACAGCTGCACTGCTGACATACATCCTCAGGGAACAGAAAGAATTCACTGCAAGCACATGTGTCACTTTTGCTCCAG CTGCCTGCATGACGTGGGAGTTGGCAGAGTCAGGGAAACACTTCATTACTACAATCATTAATGGCTCTGATCTGGTGCCCACATTTTCAGTTGCTTCTGTGGATGATCTTCGTTCAGAG GTAACATCATCATCTTGGTCAAGTGATCTCCATGATCAAGTTGAACAGAACAGAGTTTTAAAGGTCATTTATCGCTCTGCTATTGCTTTTGGCTCATGTCTACCGTCCATGTCAAACGCAAAAGCGAGGGTTGCTGGTGCAGGTGCATTTTTACGCCCCGTCTCCAGCAGTACTCAG GTTGTGATGAAACATGCACAAGATGTAGCCCAGGCAGTTGTTAGGACCCGTTCTTCTGTGTCATCATGGACATGCATAGGTCCCAGACGACGTGCAGTGGTATCTTCATCAAACTCTAAAACTGATGATTTGCTCGAGTTTCCTCTTATCATCGCTGAGAGAACATCTGAAACTCTTATTATAAGCACGGATTCTTCTGTAAACAGAGCAGAATATCATTCCCCGAGCAGCGGAGAATCTGGTCCTGATGAGACTGATGAAGATGAAGATCTCATCCGGGTAGATAAAGTTATTGCCACATCTAGTATTGAAGAGATCACCGAAGGTGAGTTTTGGCACAAACTCGAAAAGAAGCTCCACATGAAAGACAGCGTAGCCAACTCTCAGATGCCAgaggaagaagaagaggatgtGATTAAGGAAATAATCGAAGAGGAGAAGGTACTTTCTGATGCACTGGACAGCCAAACACCCCTTTCTCTATCCGATGTTTCAGATAACCACCATTTCTATCCTCCAGGCAGAATAATGCATATAGTTTCTATCCCGTCTTCTGAGCTGAACAATCCAGGTCTCGTTGACGCAGAAGAGGAGAGAGTTGGTATCTACGAGACGTCGAGAGAATTGTACAGTAAGCTTCGGCTCTCTAGGACTATGATAAAAGATCATTTTATGCCCATGTACAAGAACATGATGGAACTGTTGATTGTCCAGCTAGAAAATGAGTTGGATTCTTGTATTTTAAAGACGTAA